A genomic window from Algoriphagus sp. Y33 includes:
- a CDS encoding MGMT family protein — MNIEKPNYFELVYQVVRLIPSGRVTNYGAIAHYLGIKSGARMVGYAMNAAHTMDDVPAHRVVNSQGLLTGKSHFSTPTEMQELLEKEGIKVVKDKVQDFGKVFWNPEVELAL, encoded by the coding sequence ATGAACATAGAAAAGCCTAATTACTTCGAACTGGTGTACCAAGTAGTACGATTAATCCCAAGCGGGAGAGTAACAAATTACGGTGCCATCGCCCATTATTTGGGAATAAAAAGTGGCGCAAGAATGGTAGGTTATGCCATGAACGCCGCCCATACGATGGATGACGTGCCAGCCCATCGCGTGGTAAACAGCCAAGGATTATTGACTGGAAAAAGCCATTTCTCCACCCCTACCGAGATGCAGGAACTGCTGGAAAAAGAAGGCATAAAAGTGGTGAAAGACAAAGTTCAGGATTTCGGGAAAGTCTTCTGGAATCCGGAGGTGGAGTTGGCTTTGTGA
- a CDS encoding mechanosensitive ion channel family protein encodes MNQLKSIIKNQENKRRRNFFFKLILLLILIVGHESNTWLLPVFERYTILANVIRALIFLISGNLIISLARIITLQFYLKRTEESRVQPNFIVGIDRLATLFNMIIVLVALILLFGVEPLKFLTSITIVAAAIALLTKDYITNIVNGLIIMFSDQLEIGDKILIGKNVGFIRDITLINMVLKSETGEIIIVPNTLALTSEVVNYSKNNSHQIILDSEIPFYSVIQLNELEMELTESLKAFSDYVYVDGAQLNILERKPESIIIRYQFPIKSGEKVIEKNVTKTINQALINWSNEHRKA; translated from the coding sequence ATGAATCAACTCAAAAGCATCATAAAGAACCAGGAAAACAAACGCCGAAGAAACTTCTTCTTTAAGCTGATTTTACTCCTGATTTTGATCGTGGGGCATGAATCAAACACATGGCTTTTGCCTGTTTTTGAGCGCTATACTATCCTTGCCAATGTTATCCGTGCGCTCATTTTCCTGATCAGCGGAAACCTTATTATCTCCCTCGCTCGCATCATTACACTTCAATTTTATCTCAAAAGAACTGAGGAATCCAGAGTGCAGCCAAATTTTATTGTCGGAATTGATCGTCTGGCTACTTTGTTCAACATGATAATCGTCTTGGTGGCTTTAATTTTACTTTTCGGAGTGGAACCTTTGAAATTTCTTACCAGCATCACTATAGTCGCCGCGGCAATTGCTCTGCTTACAAAGGATTACATCACTAATATAGTAAATGGATTGATTATCATGTTTTCGGACCAGTTGGAGATTGGCGATAAGATTTTGATTGGAAAAAACGTAGGGTTTATACGGGACATTACCTTAATCAATATGGTGCTCAAGAGTGAAACAGGTGAGATTATTATTGTGCCCAACACTCTAGCGCTGACTTCCGAAGTGGTGAACTACTCCAAGAATAATTCACATCAGATCATCCTCGATTCGGAAATCCCCTTTTATTCTGTGATCCAATTAAACGAGCTCGAAATGGAGCTGACTGAGTCCTTGAAAGCATTTTCCGACTACGTGTATGTGGATGGCGCACAGCTCAATATACTCGAAAGAAAGCCCGAAAGCATTATAATCCGCTACCAATTCCCGATCAAATCGGGAGAGAAAGTCATTGAGAAAAACGTCACTAAAACTATCAATCAAGCTTTAATCAACTGGTCTAATGAACATAGAAAAGCCTAA
- a CDS encoding SDR family NAD(P)-dependent oxidoreductase, with the protein MSRNIIITGAGGNLGLAVVEKFKREGYHIIALLHPGKNHEVEEADDSYEVDVTDEAAVADFIKEYHLQYGDVDALAFLVGGFAMGGIAETSQADLEKMFNLNFFSAFHLVKGFLPVMKKQGKGTFLFVGARPALQMKDAKETLAYALSKKLIISLAEIVGEETKDTPIRSHVFVPSIIDTPPNRKSMPEADFSKWVNADEIAEAMHYAVNTHALQNMTFKLYGEV; encoded by the coding sequence ATGAGCAGAAATATCATTATCACAGGAGCAGGCGGAAATCTAGGTTTAGCAGTAGTGGAGAAGTTTAAGAGAGAGGGATATCATATCATTGCACTTTTGCATCCAGGCAAAAACCACGAGGTAGAGGAAGCTGACGACTCGTATGAAGTGGATGTGACGGATGAAGCAGCGGTCGCTGATTTTATCAAAGAATACCACTTACAATATGGGGATGTGGATGCATTGGCGTTTTTAGTCGGCGGTTTTGCGATGGGCGGAATAGCGGAAACTAGTCAGGCAGATCTGGAAAAAATGTTCAATCTTAATTTTTTCTCAGCGTTTCATCTGGTAAAAGGCTTTTTGCCGGTGATGAAAAAACAGGGAAAAGGCACTTTCCTATTTGTAGGTGCCCGTCCTGCACTACAAATGAAAGATGCGAAAGAAACTTTGGCATACGCATTGAGTAAAAAATTAATCATTTCTCTGGCTGAAATAGTGGGGGAAGAGACTAAAGATACTCCGATCAGGTCACACGTATTTGTTCCAAGTATTATTGATACTCCTCCCAATCGCAAATCAATGCCAGAGGCTGATTTTAGTAAGTGGGTGAATGCTGATGAGATAGCAGAGGCTATGCATTATGCTGTCAATACACATGCATTACAGAATATGACCTTCAAGCTTTATGGTGAAGTATAA
- a CDS encoding nuclear transport factor 2 family protein gives MNKHYLLSAIFALMVAIPGVAQSDEDAVKAVIESLFYGMRAKDPDQIAAVFSENAIMQTIETSGETGVVKAGSVADFVKGIGGLPEEAVIDERITDYLITIDEQLAAVWTPYEFYFNDKFSHCGVNSFQLVKMAEGWKIVYIIDTRRKDGCS, from the coding sequence ATGAACAAGCACTATCTATTATCCGCCATTTTTGCTTTAATGGTGGCAATTCCTGGGGTTGCCCAGTCCGATGAAGATGCGGTAAAAGCTGTAATTGAATCTCTTTTCTATGGAATGAGAGCTAAGGATCCGGATCAAATTGCGGCTGTTTTCTCAGAAAATGCCATTATGCAGACGATAGAAACCTCAGGGGAAACAGGCGTGGTAAAAGCAGGGTCAGTTGCTGATTTTGTCAAAGGAATAGGAGGTCTCCCGGAAGAAGCTGTGATTGACGAAAGAATAACAGACTATCTAATCACAATTGACGAACAATTGGCTGCTGTCTGGACACCCTATGAGTTTTATTTCAATGATAAATTCAGCCATTGTGGCGTGAATTCCTTTCAATTAGTAAAAATGGCCGAAGGCTGGAAAATTGTTTACATCATCGATACTCGCCGAAAAGACGGCTGCTCTTGA
- a CDS encoding META domain-containing protein: MSTCKTLLFGLIFLLFAGCESTKSLNPLSLLTGNSWVLSSLMGKGLDMNHFVGGIPSLSFLDDGRLAGFAGCNNFSGNFSIEGSQINLDPGAMTKKMCPGSGEQEFISTLAKVGDLKVTKDKLTLLDGATELMSFVPKND, translated from the coding sequence ATGAGCACTTGCAAAACCCTACTCTTCGGACTTATTTTCTTGCTGTTCGCCGGCTGTGAAAGCACTAAATCCCTGAACCCTCTGAGTCTTCTCACCGGAAATAGCTGGGTACTCTCATCTCTTATGGGCAAAGGACTTGATATGAACCATTTCGTAGGCGGCATTCCATCTCTGAGCTTTTTAGACGATGGCAGATTGGCAGGATTTGCCGGCTGTAATAATTTCTCGGGAAACTTTTCAATTGAAGGATCACAGATCAACCTTGATCCCGGAGCAATGACCAAAAAAATGTGCCCCGGCTCGGGTGAGCAAGAATTCATTTCCACTTTAGCCAAAGTAGGTGATTTGAAAGTAACAAAAGACAAACTCACCCTACTCGATGGGGCCACCGAGTTGATGAGTTTCGTCCCTAAGAATGACTGA
- the thrA gene encoding bifunctional aspartate kinase/homoserine dehydrogenase I, producing MKILKFGGSSVANPENIQRVFSIIQDKLKEHEVAIVFSAFGGVTESLLKIAQLAREGDEAYREVLQTLEEKHLTIVRQLISVQSQSTVMTFVKVRFKELEDLFHGIYLIKENSVRTLDYVASFGERLAAFILAESMHGHGFKTQFLDARDVIRTNDRFGQAKVDFEVTNGLIKDYFAKHDGIKVITGFIASTEKGETTTLGRSGSDYTAAIFAAALGAENLEIWTDVSGVLTSDPKLVYTAFTIPQLSYNEAMELSHFGAKVIFPATMQPAMRKSIPIYIKNTFEPENPGTLINGEVSPGALIKGISSISNVSIVTVQGAGLLDSVVGTSRVFKALAEAKVNILLISQASSEHSICLAIKTQESYLAKESVEKEFFYEIKSGEMDEVVLLHDLATVAVVGENMKHNPGASGRMFRALGRNNINVAAIAQGSSELNISAVIPQPDLQKALNALHEAFFLSENKVLHVFLVGTGLIGQALIKMIANQQQKLRGDNELDIQIHGLANSRYMAFHEDGFDLSNPYQLSDTDSKTDLNKFIRTMEEMNFSNSVFVDCTASQDVAELYTQILEAKVAIVTPNKKANSGSMEQYRALKKLAKKRGVKFLYETNVAAGLPVINTLQDLMLSGDKVIRIEAVLSGSMNYIFSELEKGDPFSEVVKKAKELGFTEPDPRDDLSGMDVARKILILGREAEQDLEFDSIEIQSMVPGDCQDLGSVSEFFEVLKTHDSDFAEMLKTAEAKGEKLRFMATLEDGKAKVGLKSLPIAHPFSGLGGSDNMILLTTDRYHDRPMIIRGPGAGADVTAAGVFADVIRIGNYTRE from the coding sequence ATGAAAATCCTCAAGTTCGGTGGCTCATCCGTAGCGAACCCAGAAAATATTCAGCGAGTTTTCTCCATCATTCAGGACAAACTCAAGGAACACGAAGTAGCCATTGTTTTTTCTGCTTTTGGTGGAGTTACGGAAAGTTTGTTGAAGATTGCCCAGCTAGCCAGGGAAGGGGATGAGGCTTACCGGGAGGTGCTTCAGACGCTGGAAGAAAAGCACTTGACTATTGTCCGTCAACTTATCTCAGTACAGAGTCAGTCTACTGTCATGACTTTTGTAAAAGTGAGGTTCAAAGAGCTTGAGGATCTTTTCCACGGCATCTACCTCATCAAAGAAAATTCGGTTCGTACACTTGATTATGTGGCAAGTTTTGGAGAGAGACTAGCTGCTTTTATCCTTGCGGAATCTATGCATGGGCATGGGTTCAAGACACAATTTCTTGATGCCAGAGACGTAATACGTACCAACGATAGATTTGGGCAGGCAAAAGTTGATTTCGAGGTCACCAATGGGTTGATCAAAGATTATTTTGCGAAGCACGACGGAATCAAAGTAATTACCGGTTTCATCGCATCCACTGAGAAAGGAGAAACCACCACGCTGGGTAGATCGGGTTCTGACTATACAGCTGCGATTTTTGCGGCAGCATTGGGTGCGGAAAATCTAGAGATTTGGACTGATGTTTCGGGTGTGTTGACTTCAGATCCGAAGTTGGTTTATACTGCATTTACCATTCCTCAGCTGAGCTATAATGAGGCGATGGAGCTTTCGCATTTTGGTGCAAAAGTAATTTTTCCGGCCACCATGCAGCCGGCGATGCGCAAAAGCATTCCGATTTATATTAAGAATACTTTTGAACCGGAGAATCCCGGGACGCTGATCAACGGGGAAGTAAGTCCGGGAGCTTTGATCAAAGGTATAAGCTCTATCTCAAATGTGTCAATTGTGACAGTGCAGGGAGCGGGGTTGCTGGATTCAGTGGTAGGTACCAGCCGTGTTTTCAAAGCTTTGGCAGAAGCTAAAGTCAATATTTTGTTGATCTCTCAGGCTTCCTCAGAGCATAGCATTTGCTTAGCGATCAAGACCCAGGAGTCTTATTTGGCTAAGGAGTCAGTGGAAAAAGAGTTTTTCTACGAAATCAAGTCAGGAGAAATGGACGAAGTTGTACTGCTTCATGATTTGGCGACTGTGGCTGTAGTGGGAGAAAATATGAAACATAACCCGGGGGCTTCCGGACGGATGTTCCGTGCATTGGGAAGAAATAATATCAACGTAGCGGCGATTGCTCAGGGAAGTTCGGAATTGAATATTTCGGCTGTGATCCCTCAGCCTGATTTGCAAAAGGCACTCAATGCCCTTCATGAAGCATTCTTCCTTTCTGAGAATAAAGTGCTTCACGTGTTTTTAGTGGGAACAGGCTTGATCGGTCAGGCCTTGATCAAAATGATCGCAAACCAACAACAAAAGCTGCGTGGAGACAATGAACTGGATATACAGATTCACGGCTTGGCAAACAGCCGATATATGGCATTCCATGAAGATGGATTTGACCTCAGCAATCCTTATCAACTGAGTGATACTGATAGTAAAACAGACTTGAATAAGTTCATCAGAACGATGGAAGAGATGAATTTCTCCAACTCGGTCTTTGTGGATTGTACCGCCAGTCAGGATGTGGCAGAGCTCTATACTCAGATACTGGAAGCAAAAGTGGCCATAGTCACTCCGAATAAAAAAGCAAACTCCGGCTCCATGGAGCAATACAGGGCTTTGAAGAAGTTGGCGAAGAAGCGTGGCGTGAAATTCCTTTATGAAACCAACGTGGCGGCGGGACTTCCGGTGATCAACACCCTTCAGGATTTGATGCTTAGTGGGGATAAGGTAATCCGCATAGAAGCCGTGCTTTCCGGATCTATGAATTATATTTTCTCTGAGCTCGAGAAAGGAGATCCTTTCTCCGAAGTAGTGAAAAAAGCAAAAGAACTGGGCTTTACTGAGCCGGATCCAAGGGATGATTTGAGCGGAATGGATGTGGCAAGAAAGATTCTGATTTTAGGCCGGGAAGCAGAGCAGGATTTGGAGTTTGATTCTATAGAAATCCAAAGCATGGTACCTGGGGATTGTCAGGATTTAGGTTCTGTTTCCGAATTTTTTGAAGTGTTGAAGACCCATGACAGCGACTTTGCCGAAATGCTAAAAACCGCTGAGGCTAAAGGCGAGAAACTGCGGTTCATGGCGACTTTAGAGGATGGTAAAGCCAAAGTCGGATTGAAGTCACTACCTATTGCCCATCCGTTTAGTGGTTTGGGAGGAAGTGACAATATGATTTTGTTGACAACTGATCGATACCATGATAGGCCAATGATCATCAGAGGTCCTGGGGCTGGAGCAGATGTGACTGCTGCAGGTGTGTTTGCAGATGTGATTCGTATCGGTAACTACACTAGGGAATAA
- a CDS encoding homoserine kinase: MLHSVKAFAPATVANVSCGFDILGFAIDAMGDTVELVLKDEPGLVVVSIAGDGGKLPLDAEKNTCAVAIQAMLDELKSNVGMNIYLTKGLPLGSGMGSSAASAVAALAAANRLLGEPFEKKDLLPFAIAAEKVACGAGHADNVAPSLLGGFVLIRDYHPLDVIKLPVPSGLCCTLVHPHFELKTADSRSVLRDQIPMKHATIQSGNVAGLIAGLYEEDFELISRSLRDVIAEPYRAVLLPGFYEVREALKAAGALGMGISGSGPTLFALSKGKETAIAIAKAAEEIYREIGLGVDVYFSEINTKGAYVIEEK; the protein is encoded by the coding sequence ATGCTTCACTCAGTAAAAGCTTTTGCCCCAGCAACCGTCGCCAATGTGTCCTGTGGATTTGATATTCTGGGATTTGCGATTGATGCGATGGGTGATACTGTAGAACTGGTTCTCAAGGATGAACCTGGCTTGGTTGTGGTTTCTATAGCGGGAGACGGGGGTAAGCTCCCCCTTGATGCAGAGAAAAACACCTGTGCAGTGGCTATTCAGGCGATGTTGGATGAATTGAAATCCAATGTTGGGATGAATATTTACCTGACCAAAGGTTTGCCATTAGGGTCAGGGATGGGGTCAAGCGCGGCAAGTGCTGTGGCGGCTTTGGCTGCGGCGAATAGGCTACTTGGAGAGCCTTTTGAGAAGAAAGATCTCTTGCCTTTTGCGATAGCTGCCGAAAAAGTCGCTTGCGGAGCAGGTCATGCAGATAATGTGGCACCAAGCTTATTGGGAGGTTTTGTGTTGATCCGTGATTACCATCCGCTGGATGTGATCAAACTTCCAGTCCCAAGTGGTCTTTGCTGCACACTGGTACACCCACATTTCGAGCTTAAAACGGCTGATTCCCGATCAGTTTTGAGAGATCAGATTCCTATGAAGCATGCAACGATTCAGTCAGGTAATGTTGCGGGTCTTATCGCAGGATTATATGAGGAGGATTTTGAATTAATTTCAAGATCGCTTAGGGATGTGATCGCTGAACCTTACCGGGCTGTCTTGCTTCCGGGATTCTACGAGGTAAGGGAAGCTTTGAAAGCGGCGGGAGCATTGGGAATGGGGATTTCCGGTTCGGGACCTACACTTTTTGCCCTATCGAAGGGTAAAGAAACGGCCATTGCAATAGCAAAGGCGGCAGAAGAAATCTACCGAGAAATCGGATTGGGAGTGGATGTTTATTTCTCTGAAATCAACACCAAAGGCGCTTACGTCATCGAAGAAAAATAA
- the thrC gene encoding threonine synthase, with the protein MKFYSTNNFNHQVGLAEAVIKGLAPDQGLYMPTEIPVLSQELLDKFPEMTFRKIGYEVIGALFSTALSEAQINELVDHTLTFDAPLVQVEEDVYSLELFHGSTLAFKDFGARFCSKLMSMLMEKSDRKVRVLVATSGDTGSAVANGFLGVDGVEVIILFPKGKVSELQEKQFTTLGQNITALEVDGVFDDCQKMVKEAFLDTELNEKLLLTSANSINVARWIPQCLYYFYAFSRLPKNDRKVAFAVPSGNFGNIAAGILAQRMGLPIEQFVAATNVNKVVPDYLNGADFQAMSSIATLSNSMDVGNPSNFPRLLALYGGDEQDLKDNVKGYFYTDEETVEVMQQVHESGYTLDPHGAVGYRGLKEFMAENSNFQGVFLETAHPGKFRETVEKALDLKLTLPERLAAFMDGKKKVESMGNDFEEFKGYLKSL; encoded by the coding sequence ATGAAGTTTTATAGTACGAACAATTTCAACCATCAAGTAGGTTTGGCGGAGGCTGTGATAAAAGGATTGGCACCGGATCAGGGGCTTTACATGCCTACAGAAATCCCGGTTTTATCGCAAGAACTTTTGGACAAATTCCCTGAGATGACTTTCCGGAAAATTGGCTATGAAGTCATTGGCGCATTGTTTTCGACGGCTTTGAGTGAAGCGCAGATCAACGAACTGGTAGACCATACCTTGACTTTCGATGCCCCCCTGGTACAGGTGGAGGAAGATGTCTATAGCTTGGAGCTTTTTCATGGGTCTACCCTGGCATTCAAGGACTTTGGGGCACGCTTTTGTTCCAAATTGATGAGTATGTTGATGGAGAAATCCGATCGGAAAGTACGTGTGCTGGTAGCCACTTCCGGGGATACAGGAAGTGCTGTCGCAAATGGATTTCTTGGTGTGGATGGAGTGGAAGTGATTATTCTTTTTCCGAAGGGTAAAGTAAGTGAACTTCAGGAAAAGCAGTTTACTACCTTGGGGCAAAATATCACTGCGCTGGAAGTTGATGGCGTTTTTGACGATTGTCAGAAGATGGTAAAAGAGGCGTTTTTGGATACTGAGTTAAACGAAAAACTTTTACTTACCTCTGCCAATTCTATTAATGTGGCCAGATGGATTCCGCAATGCTTGTACTATTTCTATGCTTTTTCCAGACTTCCTAAAAACGATAGAAAAGTAGCTTTCGCTGTTCCTTCGGGGAATTTCGGGAATATAGCAGCCGGTATTTTAGCCCAAAGAATGGGGCTGCCGATAGAGCAATTTGTCGCTGCTACTAACGTGAACAAGGTCGTTCCTGACTATTTGAATGGAGCTGATTTTCAGGCTATGTCATCTATAGCAACCCTTAGCAACAGCATGGATGTTGGCAATCCAAGTAATTTCCCTCGTCTGCTAGCTCTTTACGGAGGAGATGAGCAAGATCTGAAAGATAATGTAAAAGGATATTTTTACACAGATGAGGAAACGGTAGAAGTAATGCAGCAAGTCCACGAATCTGGCTATACGCTCGATCCGCATGGGGCTGTGGGCTATAGAGGATTGAAAGAGTTTATGGCAGAAAACTCCAATTTCCAAGGGGTATTTCTGGAGACTGCACATCCTGGCAAGTTCAGGGAAACAGTAGAGAAAGCGCTGGATTTGAAATTGACTCTACCTGAGCGATTGGCTGCTTTTATGGATGGAAAGAAAAAGGTGGAGAGTATGGGGAATGATTTTGAAGAGTTTAAGGGGTATTTGAAGTCACTTTAA
- a CDS encoding polyprenyl synthetase family protein, which translates to MKPDLKQIQVPIESEMAQFELKFRVSMKSKVKLLDHITNYIVKRKGKQMRPMFVFLTAGVCGGINDSTHRGAALIELLHTATLVHDDVVDDANYRRGFFSVNALWKNKIAVLVGDYLLSRGLLLSVDNGDFKLLKIVSNAVKEMSEGELLQIAKARKLDITEEVYYDIIRQKTASLMASCCAVGASSTESSDETIAKMREFGEKVGMAFQIKDDLFDYGEDEIGKPVGIDIKEKKMTLPLIFALQHADWLEKKKIIHLIRNRSEDKKAVNQVISFVKKSGGLEYAKTIMDRFYMEALDILKTFPDSTYKTSLEGLVSYTIERKK; encoded by the coding sequence ATGAAACCAGACCTTAAGCAAATACAAGTACCTATAGAGAGCGAAATGGCTCAGTTTGAGCTGAAATTTCGGGTCTCCATGAAAAGCAAGGTCAAGTTGCTCGACCACATTACCAATTACATTGTCAAGCGCAAAGGGAAGCAGATGCGTCCTATGTTTGTCTTCTTGACTGCGGGGGTATGTGGTGGGATAAACGACTCTACACATCGTGGTGCTGCTCTTATAGAATTGCTGCATACCGCCACCTTGGTACATGATGATGTCGTGGATGACGCCAACTACCGTCGTGGGTTTTTCTCGGTAAACGCCCTCTGGAAAAACAAAATCGCAGTACTTGTCGGGGACTACCTTCTATCCAGAGGCTTACTTTTAAGTGTGGACAACGGTGACTTCAAACTGCTCAAAATCGTATCCAATGCCGTAAAAGAGATGTCTGAAGGCGAACTTCTCCAAATCGCCAAAGCCAGAAAACTCGATATCACTGAGGAAGTCTATTACGATATCATCCGACAAAAAACCGCAAGCCTGATGGCCTCATGCTGTGCTGTGGGTGCATCCAGTACTGAAAGTAGCGACGAAACTATTGCCAAAATGCGGGAATTCGGCGAAAAAGTAGGAATGGCCTTCCAGATCAAAGATGACCTTTTTGACTATGGTGAAGATGAAATCGGCAAACCTGTCGGTATTGACATCAAAGAGAAGAAGATGACTCTTCCCCTTATTTTTGCGTTGCAACACGCTGACTGGCTAGAGAAAAAGAAAATCATCCATCTAATCCGCAATCGAAGCGAAGACAAGAAAGCTGTAAATCAAGTGATCAGCTTTGTAAAGAAAAGCGGAGGGCTGGAATATGCCAAAACCATCATGGACCGATTCTACATGGAAGCACTCGATATCCTGAAAACCTTCCCTGACTCAACTTACAAAACATCCTTAGAAGGACTCGTGAGCTACACTATCGAAAGAAAGAAGTAG
- a CDS encoding DUF4199 domain-containing protein: protein MRNIKIEIKWVLIFIVMMLAWVFLEKSMGWHNEKIEDHAAVPSLVAIPAVLIYIFALLDKRKNFYHGVINYYQGFMAGLVITLIVAILSPFSQYITSEFITPDYFTNIINYSVSTGEMTQEEADSYFNLQSYMIMSVVGALIMGIATSTVVAVIVKSKSKPSAFSSE, encoded by the coding sequence ATGAGAAATATTAAGATTGAAATCAAATGGGTGTTAATTTTTATAGTAATGATGCTGGCTTGGGTGTTCTTGGAGAAATCTATGGGATGGCATAATGAGAAGATTGAAGACCATGCCGCCGTGCCTAGCTTGGTAGCAATTCCTGCGGTTTTGATCTATATTTTTGCTTTGCTGGATAAAAGAAAGAATTTCTATCACGGCGTGATTAACTATTATCAGGGATTCATGGCAGGTTTGGTGATTACTCTGATTGTGGCGATTTTGAGTCCATTTTCTCAATACATCACCAGTGAATTTATTACTCCTGATTATTTTACCAATATTATTAATTACTCTGTGAGTACAGGTGAGATGACTCAGGAGGAAGCTGATTCCTACTTTAATTTACAAAGCTATATGATCATGTCTGTAGTGGGAGCTTTAATTATGGGGATTGCTACCTCAACTGTTGTGGCTGTCATTGTGAAATCGAAATCCAAACCTTCTGCTTTTTCTTCCGAATGA
- a CDS encoding 1-acyl-sn-glycerol-3-phosphate acyltransferase, protein MEEKYIKHKYEPIHPSKDEWPVVKLARERKEFVKKVADLSEDRILKLTGNNPDILKEELETTLYREKLRIKQNAWVVDPDDDGSFWSGVKSSLVQISTESARSKVKRFQEYKAVLNSITARYAEEIASNFKATHYKFTRSVVTYGFSRLLNAARVKGFKSIFSNQYTLQDKIQITGETDQLRDLATKGTVVMVPTHFSNLDSILIGWVISVLGLPPFIYGAGLNLFNISIFAYFMNSLGAYKVDRRKKNLMYLETLKTYSKEAIQFGCHSLFFPGGTRSRSGMIESKLKLGLLSTAIEAQRANFENGLNDISGKIFIVPVTINYHFVLEAPGLIRDHLSITGQERYYKENDEFSNSYKISKFLIKFFTKGSDISVSVGKAMDVLGNYVDVDGRSLDKHGRIIDTRDYFISDGKVSVDNQREEEYTNMLGKRIVEEFHKINRVFNSHLVAFVAFELVKRQNKKLDLFDLLRLPEEDISISYEEFKVNCQLVLDKINELKSQKLINTAPHLSRDMEEIIKQGIDNVGMYHAKRPIIQDKNGDIGTDDMSLLYYYHNRLTGYGFEKLF, encoded by the coding sequence TTGGAGGAGAAATACATTAAGCATAAGTACGAACCGATTCACCCCAGCAAAGACGAATGGCCGGTAGTGAAGCTAGCGAGGGAGCGGAAGGAGTTTGTGAAAAAGGTAGCTGATCTATCAGAGGATAGAATTCTCAAGCTCACAGGCAATAATCCTGACATTCTCAAGGAAGAGTTAGAAACCACGCTTTATCGTGAAAAACTCCGGATAAAGCAGAATGCGTGGGTAGTAGATCCGGATGACGATGGTTCTTTTTGGAGTGGCGTGAAATCTTCGCTGGTGCAAATCAGCACTGAGTCAGCGCGAAGTAAAGTAAAGAGGTTTCAGGAGTATAAGGCAGTACTGAATAGTATCACAGCTCGCTATGCGGAAGAAATTGCAAGTAATTTCAAGGCTACGCATTATAAATTCACCAGATCTGTAGTCACTTACGGCTTTTCACGACTGTTGAATGCGGCTCGTGTCAAGGGTTTTAAGTCTATTTTCAGTAATCAGTACACACTTCAGGATAAAATCCAGATTACGGGTGAAACAGATCAGTTGAGAGACTTGGCTACCAAAGGAACGGTGGTGATGGTGCCTACGCATTTCAGTAATCTTGACAGTATCTTGATTGGTTGGGTGATTTCCGTTTTGGGATTGCCGCCGTTTATCTATGGAGCAGGTTTGAATCTCTTCAATATTTCCATTTTTGCCTACTTTATGAACTCACTTGGTGCTTATAAAGTGGATAGAAGAAAGAAAAACCTAATGTACTTGGAGACGCTCAAGACGTATTCTAAGGAAGCTATTCAGTTTGGCTGTCATAGTTTGTTTTTTCCCGGAGGTACAAGATCCCGTAGCGGGATGATCGAATCGAAGCTGAAACTTGGGCTGCTGAGCACCGCAATCGAAGCCCAGCGGGCAAACTTTGAGAATGGGCTGAATGATATTTCGGGCAAAATTTTCATCGTGCCTGTGACGATCAACTACCACTTTGTGCTGGAAGCTCCGGGTTTGATCCGGGATCACTTGAGTATCACGGGACAAGAAAGATATTATAAGGAGAATGATGAGTTTTCGAATTCATACAAGATTTCAAAGTTCCTGATCAAATTTTTCACCAAAGGCTCTGATATCTCAGTGTCGGTAGGTAAGGCAATGGATGTGCTTGGGAATTATGTAGATGTGGATGGAAGGAGTTTGGATAAGCATGGGCGTATAATTGATACGCGGGATTATTTTATTTCCGATGGCAAGGTTTCCGTGGATAATCAGCGTGAGGAAGAGTATACGAATATGCTGGGCAAGCGAATCGTCGAGGAATTTCACAAGATCAACCGGGTATTCAATTCTCATTTGGTGGCTTTTGTGGCATTTGAACTTGTCAAAAGGCAAAACAAGAAGCTGGATCTGTTTGATTTACTAAGGCTTCCTGAAGAGGATATAAGTATTTCTTACGAGGAGTTCAAAGTGAACTGTCAGCTGGTGCTGGATAAAATCAACGAGCTCAAGTCTCAGAAACTAATCAATACAGCACCACACCTTTCACGTGATATGGAAGAAATAATCAAACAGGGAATAGACAACGTAGGGATGTATCATGCCAAGCGGCCAATTATTCAAGATAAAAATGGCGATATAGGTACTGACGACATGAGTCTGCTTTACTATTACCACAACAGATTAACAGGATATGGATTCGAAAAACTCTTCTAA